DNA from Plectropomus leopardus isolate mb chromosome 11, YSFRI_Pleo_2.0, whole genome shotgun sequence:
AACAAATGATGTTCAGAGCTCAACTTACTCTACACTGAatgaaacacagacaaatacaaacagGTGTACATCAAcgcatgtgtgtttgtaagtaCTGTGTTTTGTGAGTTTGCCTCACCCACTTCTTCACGCACCCCATTGAGCACTAGACATAACTTGTCTTTTCTTGCTGTCTGgatcctgttttgttttttctcttttcttttccttttctttattcttcttctttctcctcctctcttcttctctcacGCACCTTCTCTTTTCAAGGTACCAGTCCAGCCAGCAGCACCCCGAGGCGCAGTATGTGATGCCACATCACAACATGGGCTATTACACAGAAGGTCCCAGAGATGAGCCCGTCATGGCCGAACTGTCTGTCCACAGGGAACCACCAGTTAGCCAGGAACCTTTTTACCAAAACTACAACCCTCCAGCCCAGAATCACTATCAGGAGCTGACCTACCAGCCAAATGtcagggagcagcagcagcagcagcagcagcatcatccTGCACACCTGCACAACCTTCAGCCTCAACATACAATACAGCAGCAGGAGCCGAGTGTTCAGCACCAACCTCAGCCTGCTGGTCCACCCCAGGGTACAGAGTTATTGTTTAAAGTTATTCTCCCTCACACACTACACAAGTTTGATGTCATATGTACAAcatgtctctcctctctgtcctagTTGTTACGCCAGTTAAGAAGAAGAGAGGACGGCCTCCGAAGCAGCAGACCGAGGAGGGCAagatgcaggaggaggagaatgagatTGAGGCAGCCAAAAAGGCCAAGAGGGCTCTCAACCGCTTCAACGGCATGTCGGTGGCTGAGGTTATGGCCAAAACCCTACCAGACGTCATTACCTACAACCTCGACATTTTGATAGTGAGTTATTTTCTGGAGAGCTTTTAGGAATTTCTCTATATCTGTTCATTTGAATAAGTTGTGAATTGGTGCcagttgtacaaaaaaaagatgtgtgtaTGCTGAAAGGTTtcaggcagaaaaacaaattttcaggtctgCTGCCATGGTGACGCCTTCATGTTTCTCCTCAGATTGGAATTAACCCAGGACTATTGTCAGCCTTCAAAGGACACCATTACCCAAACCCAGGAAACCATTTCTGTatgttgaattttaatttcattactGACTACAGGGAATACACGCCAGCTTTCACTTTTAACTGCCGCCACACTGTTGGACCCACAGTGGCTCTGCAATTACAAACACGCCATGCTGCTCAGATTTGTTTAAACTAATGTCAAATGCAAAAAGAGATTACAAATCATCCAGAGATACTAACATGAGGATGTAACTTTTAATCTGATGTGTGAGACAGTTGTACCATGctgagaaatgttctttttaataTATAGCTTTTTATGGGGCCTGTAAGggaaaatatcaacatttaagGGATTAATAGAAAATCTATGAATgccattttcaaatgtttcatcaGTGGGGGTTTTCAAAATAAGAAGTTGCTGAAAGTTCACAATGATTTGGTTTTAGCTcctcaaaattatttgttttcacactttgtaAAGTACAGTAGACACGcgactgatttttttaaaaaacatgtattttagtCTTTAATTCCCCTTTTTGTGTACTGTTTATTGTTATCCTGTAAAGGcaagaaacatatttaatgGTGGTTCTTTCGTTCACTTTAGCGGTCTAGGTCTAGCACCAGCACATCaaattcctttttcttttttttttctttttttttcttttttttactgtgcgACCACAACTGTCATCTTTATCATCAGCTCACTAAACTATGATGGAAAACAAACCTGCTTATTGTCCAGCTGTGTGCTCTTACACAGTCTTTTAGATTCAGTGCATCTAcaactgaaaatgtcctaaacctAAATAACTAATCTGGGTCCagtgttttgaaatgtattttttgtgtcttgatAGCCATTCGATTGATTCATTTCCAACTCCTAATTTCTATCCAGGGAAATGCCTGTTTCTTTCTGGTCTAACTAACGAGCAGCTCAACTACATGCACGACCAGAGTCTGCCGGAGAAATATAGCATCGGCTTCACCAACATGGTAGAGAGGACCACACCAGGCAGCAAGGACCTCTCCAGGTGAATAAACTGCTTCTGTACAGAACTATTCAGGGTTAGTGTAACAGTAGACTAGGACTGAATTCTGAGGTCTACAAAGTGAGGTCCATctgcttaaaaaacaatttcaatgTGTCCCTTGAAAAaccattaataatatttttctgcttGTATCTTTTTGTCCCAGTAAGGAGATTCGTGAAGGAGGTCGACAGTTACTTGACAAGCTGCAGAAATACAAACCATTAATAGCAGCTTTTAATGGAAAAggtaaaagtattaaaacacttaaactacttaaatttaaaggaaaagttcacccttaaatccaaaatatataatttttctcTGACCTGTACTGCTATTTATCAGATTGCTAAGGTGTGAGTCGCCAAGTGTTAGGAGATATCCGCTCCAGAGATGTCAGCTTTCTCACCagtataatagaactagatgaCACTGGGTTTGTGGcactcaaaatgtcaaaagaataTATTTGAAAGTCTCTACAGCaatatctctttccagaaatcatgacctggttgtgaggtttgttttctttctactgaactaaaCCAAGCATCTTATCATTGTGCTGAAGAAAGCATGTGTGCAGGCTGAGGTAGCTCAGTGGTGTGAGGTGaactagcagtagatgcacacttccctcTGCACAATGGTGTAGTTTGCAGGTTTagctctgttaaaaaaaaaaaaaaaaaaaaaagttcctacataaaagcgcccacaacaaggtctgtggattatcttgattaaccaggtcatgatttctggaaatagACACTGATGTTGAGGTGAACACTACAaaccaagtgccatctagttcaagAGACAGCAGACATCACTGCGGCTGGTAACAGTTtcaacaactcacaccaaaaaaatctatactGTTATGTAGAACTTCATGTACGatgaaaattatgtatttttgattttgagatgAACTATCCATTTAAGACTTTAGATGGCTCATTTATAAATCCATTTAGGTAGGCTTAACAGTTCAGGTTTAACAGTGTATTGACACTGACGTTAATTTTGGCAGGTATTTATGAAATCTTCTGCAAAGAAACCTTTGGTGTGAAGGCAAAGAATCTCGACTTCGGTCTGCAGCCCTACAAAATCCCTGAAACTGACACGGTGTGTTAAGACAGTCCCTGAATTACTCTTTAAACATACTCATCAATACAAACTACAATCCTTAAAGCATATTTCCTTTCACCTAGGTGTGCTATTTGATGCCATCATCAAGCCCTCGCTGTGCCCAGTTTCCCCGTGCACAGGATAAGGTACATTTCTACATCAAGCTGAAGGAATTGCGTGACCAGATGAAAGGCCTGGCACCCACTCTCGAGATAGAAGAGACGAAGTACTCGTTTGATCTGCAACTAGCTAAAGGTAAACAGTACAGCTCCCTTTAAATGTACAGTAGGGCTGAAACATCAGGATTTCAGTTCGTAAGTGTCCTGCATCTTTGTCATTTCAGCTGACATATTTATGTCTTAGATGAAGATCTAACTCCTTGTTGTTGCATTTGTTCTGCAGAGGATGCAAAGAGGATGGCAATCAAGGAAGAGCAGGTGGATCCAGAGTATGAAAGCTGTAGTGGGCTGCATGATGATGCAAGGCAAAGCAGCAACTTCTCCAACTAAAAGGaactgaggagaggagaaaaaacaggCCTCTCTGCTGTAGCTCACAGGTAGAGTAGTTATATGTCGCTCTACTTATATTTAGTTGAAACAAGATGGAATCAGACTTCTGTAACTGTAAATGAATGACTCCAAACCACTGTGACTTATTACCTCTAAAGAAACTTCTGTTGATTTTTATACAACATGAAGTGAACCAATAACCCAAACCATAGATTTGTCAACAAAATTAGGGCCCAAAGATACTGACAATACATCCTGTGTAACTGAATaacctttgtttgtttgcaagaaaactccacagggcacatttttaagtttacataatttgcagtaaataacagaaaatgcctaaaatgttGCCACGGTCCTTTGAAATGTCTCGTGGGTGGTTTctagaaatgaaataaattgctCATCTACTATCCATGCATTGGTTAATTTCCCCTGCAAGCAGAACAATCTGTCTCTTTGGTTTGTATTGTGCTACCTTACAGAAATGGGCGTTATAGGTCAGTCAGCTGACAACATGATACGGAACCACTGCAGCTGGAGAGGTTCGCTCAACAGATTTCAGCTGTAGTAGTAGCATCATGCATCACTGGGGGTGAGACACCCTCTGATGACACCACAAGAGGAGTCTTGAAGTTTCCCGACTCCTCATTTTGTGACGCACAATGGAGAAAGTGCCCACTATGTTTACGTTTTCTAACTCTCAAGCAGACTGTGCAtgttttggtgttattttttaaatcactatttattgcattttgtatAGTACGTGTGTCCAGTgacttatttttgtatttttaaaagaatgacattttatgatttatCAGCTGTATAAATGGATAATTGTACTCTGGAATTTCTAATCTTTAATTACAGAGTTATTAAATCTCTTCTAAAACTGGCTTATTTATTGTCTGATTGTTTGAAGCATTTGTGTGAAGTTATAatatgtaacttattacatAAGGAGACTTACATGAGCCATCagagtgcattttttaatgcgTCTTCATGAGTAGAAAGTTGGATTTTTAAAGCTCCATGACAAAAGCAGAAagattgtttatattttgacgATTCACTTGCTTATTGATGTGTTCTGTCTCCCAGCCgtgtattaaattaaatacattgaTACACAGTATAAATTTAGCATATAGGTGCAGACAAATGGCTACATCTAAAAAGCTAGAAAGAAAAGCTGGCATTAAATCTCAATGACACATGGATTATTTATAGTTACAACAGGGCAACTACTTTGTTTAGTACAACTGTAAAGGATAGATCCACTACTTTTGAACCCAGGCTGCATTAATAAAGaacttgtatttatttgatgtaATTGTGCATTGCACAAAATTACTTTGCGCTGGACAGTACTATGTGGACATTATCAAGCCTTTTTAAGCAGGCCGTGTAAGTCTCAAAGATGGGAAattctgaaagaaaatcaatttaaaatctAAACGATATAAAAAGGAATCTCAGTCTTGCAAgatatgtaatattttctgctgtaaaaattttaaaacaaaaaacgctAATGATGTCTTATCAggtttcatttattaattatctGTTTGTACCATGGGTGAAGTCACTAAAGAAGAAATACAAATCAATACAATCATCTCCCTAAAACATTCAGGCTGTAAGATGGCAGTAAAGTGTTTAAAGTCTGAACCTAAAGCCATAACAGgaactatattattattaacatatttattatgattAATCCTGTACCTATATTTATGTCTACGGTATATATTACGTCATAGTAGTTGgagtcatatatatattttttccctatttttttatatttttttttcacaatttgccATACTACAAACTCACCAAGCTGCAAACGTCACAGAAACGTCACAGACTTCATCAGCCAATAGAAAACAAGTCTCGTGGAGTTTAAAAGTCGATCAGCTCATACCAATGTTAAAATAGGTAGGTACCGTTTTGTTGGTTTTAGATTTTATCGTGACGTTTAAAGTGGACACATTATATTTAACTAGATTTGTTTGGTAAGACATTATAATATTCAATAGTCCCAAACATTTCTTCTTTGGGTCATATTTATATTACtctcaaatatattttacatttgcaccCCTACTTCTCAGACTTGAGATCTTCCCGTGTCAAAGTTGACCGGCAGTGCTGTCATGTCTTTGTTGCCGCTGTAGCACCTCACATATTGTGAATTGAACAGCGGGATATATGGAAAAATAACACTTATTGGTACAGAAGAAACTAATTCAAACCTTACCCACAAGAGGTACGTCTACGTTTTTAAATACTGGTAAATTGTTTGCAATTTCTTTGCGATGATTTTCAGTGGATGCGAAACCATTCATCCATGCTAAGTTAGCTGAACAGCTAGCTGTTGGCTAACATTAGCTGCACTTGTGGCACAGCTATTTAAATGTTCTGAACAATAACATCCATAGATATCACTCGGAATACAAAACGCCTATTATTGAAACGAGACGGCTACAAACTCATAACTTAACCTGCTCGCAATGTTTtctaaaactgtattaaaatgGATGAGTGATTTTCATTCGGGTTTAGCTTGTTAGTTAGCATAGCCGTGGAAGAAGGTGTAGAAACAGTCATTAATGTGCAGTCGCAAAATTTGGGGTTTATATGCTGTTTATACTTTTCACAGTGGGGCCtgcatatgtgtttgtttttttttcctttttgatgtATTCACCATCTTAGTTATCCTCTTGTTGGTATTGTTCATGTTATGGTTTATCTTTTGTTACTAAATCCACAGTTTGTCTACAATGCCCTGCTGGCACATGCATTCAGTTTcacacactgccacacactaATTATGCTAAACCTCATGTGCATCACCTAGCTATGTTTCCTCAATAtgcatattgatttatttaataaagtcaaACCACCCAAAAGATGGAAGACAAGCTGAATGGATTCCCTGTTGTGTCCCCGGAGTATCTTCAACAGTGGTGA
Protein-coding regions in this window:
- the LOC121950720 gene encoding G/T mismatch-specific thymine DNA glycosylase-like isoform X1, which gives rise to MEENQYTSLTVPTDYFQQWYQSSQQHPEAQYVMPHHNMGYYTEGPRDEPVMAELSVHREPPVSQEPFYQNYNPPAQNHYQELTYQPNVREQQQQQQQHHPAHLHNLQPQHTIQQQEPSVQHQPQPAGPPQVVTPVKKKRGRPPKQQTEEGKMQEEENEIEAAKKAKRALNRFNGMSVAEVMAKTLPDVITYNLDILIIGINPGLLSAFKGHHYPNPGNHFWKCLFLSGLTNEQLNYMHDQSLPEKYSIGFTNMVERTTPGSKDLSSKEIREGGRQLLDKLQKYKPLIAAFNGKGIYEIFCKETFGVKAKNLDFGLQPYKIPETDTVCYLMPSSSPRCAQFPRAQDKVHFYIKLKELRDQMKGLAPTLEIEETKYSFDLQLAKEDAKRMAIKEEQVDPEYESCSGLHDDARQSSNFSN
- the LOC121950720 gene encoding G/T mismatch-specific thymine DNA glycosylase-like isoform X2 — translated: MYDRYQSSQQHPEAQYVMPHHNMGYYTEGPRDEPVMAELSVHREPPVSQEPFYQNYNPPAQNHYQELTYQPNVREQQQQQQQHHPAHLHNLQPQHTIQQQEPSVQHQPQPAGPPQVVTPVKKKRGRPPKQQTEEGKMQEEENEIEAAKKAKRALNRFNGMSVAEVMAKTLPDVITYNLDILIIGINPGLLSAFKGHHYPNPGNHFWKCLFLSGLTNEQLNYMHDQSLPEKYSIGFTNMVERTTPGSKDLSSKEIREGGRQLLDKLQKYKPLIAAFNGKGIYEIFCKETFGVKAKNLDFGLQPYKIPETDTVCYLMPSSSPRCAQFPRAQDKVHFYIKLKELRDQMKGLAPTLEIEETKYSFDLQLAKEDAKRMAIKEEQVDPEYESCSGLHDDARQSSNFSN